The sequence ATTTTTCCGGAACAGCTCTTTTTTTACCCCCATGTGCTCCGAATTTAGATCAGCAGCTGGCAAAAGCTTATTTTGAGCATCTAGACAAGCTGTAGACCGGCGTTTTTTAGACGGAGGCAATCGGGGTGCCTGCCGGCGTTTCCGGGTTCGATGATGAATGGACACATCTGCTTCATAATTTGCTCTCTTTAACTATAGATTTCTTGATGTTGGGGGACAGCGCAAGTATAATTTAACCGTGCCGTTTCCATTTTGGCTGCTGTCAGAAATAAGGATATGGATAATAAAGAGGTGTAACACGTGAGCAGCATAACTGTGGCCAAGGTGCTGAATAATAATGTTATCATCGCCGACCATCCCCAATATGCCGAAGTGGTCGTGATTGGCAAGGGAATCGGGTTTAATCGTAAGAGCCGCGATCAGATCAATTTATCTGCCGTGGAAAAGATGTTCATTCTCCGAAACCAACAAGAGCAGGAACAATATAAAGAGCTTGTGCCGCAGGTCGATGAGAAGCTGATTGAAATCATTCAGGAAATCGTGCTATACATTATGCAGCGCAGCCGGCAGCCGGTCAACGAGCATATTCATATTGCGCTTACAGATCATATCTCCTTCGCCATTCGGCGGTACGAGCAGGATGTAGCCCTTCATAATCCTTTTTTATATGAGACCAAAGAGATTTATCCCGAGGAATATGCCATGGCCGAGTACGCTATCGCTAAAATCAACAAGGCTATGGGCGTAACGATGCCTGTCGACGAGATCGGGTTTGTCGCTCTGCACATTCATAGCGCGCTTAGCAACAGCAGTGTAGCGGAGCTCCAGCAGCATTCCCAGCTGATCGGAGATTTGGTCAATCTTGTCGAGATTAGTCTCGAGTACCGTGTTCCCAGAGATTCCTTGGATTACTCCAGGCTTGTTACCCACCTGCGGTTTGTGCTGGAACGGCTGCGCCGAGGCGAGGCAGTCAAGGAGACCTCTTCGCTTGACAGCTTGATGAAACGCGAATATCCGGAAATGTATGCGCTCGCTTGGAAGCTGACGAAGGTGATGGAGCGGCGTATGCACCTGACCGTATATCCGGCGGAAGTCAGTTACCTGACCGTTCATTTACAGCGTCTTGCCCAGAAAAAAGAGGATGAAGCCGGATGAACTAGAGCTGCGCCCGTCCCGGCATCCTTCACACGTTTGGCCGATTGTGGCATTTTTAAGGCATATATTGCAAGATGAAATAATTGGTGCTAGAATAAACATTGTTAATAAGCAAAACAGAATACTAACGTGTAACTGATTCGATCAGGCATGAGTGATTTACAGTATCTTGGTTGTATTCCCCTTAGTTGGGGTAATCTAACTTTAGAGTTAGAGAACAACGGGTGTGCTGTATACGCTCATGCCTTTTTTGTTCTCTGTTTTGCTTGTAGCCATAATCGTCCAAAGGAAGTGAAACTTTATGTTTAAAAAGCTTTTCGGCGTCTTACAAAGAGTCGGTAAAGCGCTAATGCTTCCGGTTGCCATTCTTCCGGCGGCAGGTCTGCTGCTGGGTATCGGCAACATGTTGGTCAACCCGGACTTCCTGCAATACGTTCCCGCTCTGGAGAACCATACGGTTCAAGCCATCGCCAACGTATTGATGAACTCGGGCCAAATCGTGTTCAGCAACTTGTCACTGCTGTTCGCCGTAGGTGTAGCCATCGGGCTTGCCGGAGGCGAGGGCGTTGCGGGCCTTGCGGCCATCATCGGTTTTCTCGTCATGAACGTGACGATGGGAACGGTGCTCGGAATCAACAGCTACGTGCTGAGTAAGGGGGATTTCGCCTACTCCAGCGTGCTCGGGATTCCAACGCTGCAAACCGGGGTGTTCGGCGGTATTCTCGTCGGTATACTGGCATCATCCATGTACAAACGTTTCTTCAAAATCGAGCTTCCTTCCTATCTTGGCTTCTTCGCCGGCAAACGCTTCGTACCGATTATGACAGCCGTAACTTCCCTGATTCTGGGCTTGGCGTTGACTGTGATCTGGCCTCCAATCCAGCACGGACTGAACTACTTGTCCCAGAATATGATCAATACAAACCTGACATTGTCGGCGTTTATCTTCGGTCTGATCGAACGCTCGCTGATTCCGTTCGGCCTGCATCACATCTTCTATTCACCGTTCTGGTACGAGTTCGGAAGCTATGTCGATAAGGCAGGCGACCTGGTCCGGGGCGACCAACGCATCTTTATGCAGCAGCTCCGTGACGGCGTACCCTTTACAGCCGGTACTTTTACAACCGGTAAATATCCATTCATGATGTTCGGTCTCCCTGCCGCGGCTCTGGCTATTTATCATGAGTCCAGACCAGAGAACAGAAAACTCGTGGGCAGCTTGATGGTATCTGCGGCCCTGACTTCGTTCCTTACAGGGATTACCGAGCCGCTGGAATTCTCATTCTTATTCGTTGCTCCGATGCTGTTCGCCGTACATGCCGTGTTCGCCGGTCTGTCCTTCATGACTATGCAGATTCTGGGCGTCAAGATCGGCATGACCTTCTCCGGCGGATTTATCGACTATGTGCTGTTCGGCATCATTCCGAACCGTACCTCTTGGTGGCTCGTTGTTCCGGTCGGTCTTGCCATCGCTGTCATCTACTACTTCGGATTCCGTTTCGTTATCCGTAAGTTCAATCTGAAGACGCCGGGACGCGAAGATGTAGTTGAGGATGACGCCGATGGAGCGGATTCAAATGCGGCGGCGATATCCACCGCAGGGGACGATCTTCCGCGTAATATTCTTGCCGCTCTTGGCGGCCAGCAGAACATCGTTCA is a genomic window of Paenibacillus durus ATCC 35681 containing:
- the glcT gene encoding glucose PTS transporter transcription antiterminator GlcT, translated to MSSITVAKVLNNNVIIADHPQYAEVVVIGKGIGFNRKSRDQINLSAVEKMFILRNQQEQEQYKELVPQVDEKLIEIIQEIVLYIMQRSRQPVNEHIHIALTDHISFAIRRYEQDVALHNPFLYETKEIYPEEYAMAEYAIAKINKAMGVTMPVDEIGFVALHIHSALSNSSVAELQQHSQLIGDLVNLVEISLEYRVPRDSLDYSRLVTHLRFVLERLRRGEAVKETSSLDSLMKREYPEMYALAWKLTKVMERRMHLTVYPAEVSYLTVHLQRLAQKKEDEAG
- the ptsG gene encoding glucose-specific PTS transporter subunit IIBC, with product MFKKLFGVLQRVGKALMLPVAILPAAGLLLGIGNMLVNPDFLQYVPALENHTVQAIANVLMNSGQIVFSNLSLLFAVGVAIGLAGGEGVAGLAAIIGFLVMNVTMGTVLGINSYVLSKGDFAYSSVLGIPTLQTGVFGGILVGILASSMYKRFFKIELPSYLGFFAGKRFVPIMTAVTSLILGLALTVIWPPIQHGLNYLSQNMINTNLTLSAFIFGLIERSLIPFGLHHIFYSPFWYEFGSYVDKAGDLVRGDQRIFMQQLRDGVPFTAGTFTTGKYPFMMFGLPAAALAIYHESRPENRKLVGSLMVSAALTSFLTGITEPLEFSFLFVAPMLFAVHAVFAGLSFMTMQILGVKIGMTFSGGFIDYVLFGIIPNRTSWWLVVPVGLAIAVIYYFGFRFVIRKFNLKTPGREDVVEDDADGADSNAAAISTAGDDLPRNILAALGGQQNIVHLDACITRLRVEVKEKTNVDKNRLKKLGASGVLEVGNNVQAIFGTRSDTIKSQIQDVIAGRTPAAAPVDATPQPELEQQAGEAGEAIIPEDIVSPVNGDLLDITEVPDAVFSQKMTGDGFAFLSSDGKIASPVNGKVFNVFPSKHAIGIMSDGGKEVLVHIGVNTVKLKGQGFTVLVEEGDLVAAGQPIMEVDLEYVKAHAPSVISPVIFSNLPEGSAVTLKKPGKVSIGDKDIVSIK